The following DNA comes from bacterium.
GGTTCCGGATACTAAAGACGAAAAAGCGGATTTAGTGGCTAGTCTGGTTAACACCAAGGTGCAGAAACAAACAGTGAGTGCCCAGTTGTTTTAAAGCAGCTAAGGTGTACACTATATTTACAACAAGGCTAGAAATAATAATTTGCTAAATATTAAGCGAATTATGAATTACGAATCACGAATCATGTTCGCTGGCCGGCGGATTGATTCCTAATTCTTGATTCTTGATTCATTTCAACTATGAATAAAGTCAATCGAGAAAAAATAGTCAAAGATAAGAACGCCAAAGTTCAGCCATATTATACCAACTCCACTCATATGCCGGTTGGGACAACGGATGATCTGTTTAATGCCTTGGATAATCAGGACGAACTTCAGACTAAATATACCGGCGGCACGGTTTTCCATGGATTTTTAGGTGAAAGGCTTCCGAACGGAGAAGCGGCTAAGAATTTAGTGAAACGGGTTTTTACGAAATATAAACTGCCTTATTTAACTTTAACTCCGACTTTCAGTATTTGCCCTCAGCATGGATATATTGACGGTGAGCATTTTGAATGCCCCAAATGCGTTATCAAGCAGCCCTGTGAAGTTTAT
Coding sequences within:
- the nrdD gene encoding anaerobic ribonucleoside-triphosphate reductase, with protein sequence MSTMNKVNREKIVKDKNAKVQPYYTNSTHMPVGTTDDLFNALDNQDELQTKYTGGTVFHGFLGERLPNGEAAKNLVKRVFTKYKLPYLTLTPTFSICPQHGYIDGEHFECPKCVIKQPCEVYSRVVGYLRPVQQWNNGKKQEFEERKEYIAGE